A stretch of Dietzia lutea DNA encodes these proteins:
- a CDS encoding CoA-binding protein, protein MSHSNDPAVIKRLLSDKGRWAVVGLSSNTSRTAYGIAAFVRDLGHEIVPVHPKSETVHGQQGYADLASVPGEIDVVDVFVNSDLAGGVVDDAIAKGAKAVWLQLGVIDEAAAKRAKEAGLDVVMDACPAIEAPRLGLS, encoded by the coding sequence ATGAGCCATTCCAATGATCCGGCCGTCATCAAGCGTCTGCTGTCCGATAAGGGGCGGTGGGCCGTTGTCGGCCTGTCCTCGAACACCTCGCGCACCGCGTACGGGATCGCCGCGTTCGTCCGGGACCTCGGTCACGAGATCGTGCCCGTCCATCCGAAGTCTGAGACTGTCCACGGTCAGCAGGGGTATGCGGACCTGGCGTCGGTCCCAGGCGAGATCGACGTCGTGGACGTGTTCGTCAACTCCGATCTCGCCGGGGGCGTGGTCGACGACGCCATCGCCAAGGGCGCGAAGGCCGTCTGGCTGCAGCTGGGCGTGATCGACGAGGCCGCCGCGAAGCGGGCCAAGGAGGCCGGCCTCGACGTGGTGATGGACGCGTGCCCGGCGATCGAGGCGCCGCGCCTGGGCCTGTCCTGA